Proteins encoded together in one Balaenoptera ricei isolate mBalRic1 chromosome 2, mBalRic1.hap2, whole genome shotgun sequence window:
- the NOP10 gene encoding H/ACA ribonucleoprotein complex subunit 3 — translation MGSSRFCSRSRVVMFLQYYLNEQGYRVYTLKKLDPMGQQTCSAHPARFSPDDKYSRHRVTIKKRFKVLMTQQPRPVL, via the exons ATGGGAAGCTCACGCTTCTGTTCACGCTCACGTGTGGTCATGTTTCTCCAGTATTACCTCAACGAGCAGGGATACCGGGTCTACACGCTGAAG AAGCTTGACCCTATGGGACAGCAGACCTGCTCGGCCCACCCTGCTCGGTTCTCCCCAGACGACAAATACTCTCGACACCGAGTCACCATCAAGAAACGCTTCAAGGTGCTCATGACCCAGCAACCGCGCCCCGTCCTCTGA